From one Zhongshania sp. R06B22 genomic stretch:
- a CDS encoding TonB-dependent receptor, producing MKKQSFLAFLAVYWVFASLATFTPLFSTPTFAQLEEVIVTARRREESLQNTPISVSAIGASDLRDAGITSLSDLKSIVPNLQVAPTATKSQAIFIRGIGQRASTPELDPGVGQYLNGIFIARQDSQLLDAVDVQSIQVLRGPQGTLFGKNNTGGAMLVTTVKPSFDSWTANSTVTVGSHGRQDIKASVNIPLLENRMGIRLSATVRRLEGYFKNIVDGSRFADEDRQAIAVRFLWDINDDLQLDTFSFWSMQDEKGQANNCQVINAEAAAATFFVPGQPDNYAQRCKQQENLAENREVAINTDASFYRQQSQLHGVKLIWGLGPLDLESITAYSRQYDLGKQEDIDGSDFSLVPNGERLALRALDAAGIDHDQEERYQISQELKFNGRFLDDKLDLTFGAFYSAERIDGFAYPQIIGANGVLGIPPSFLLASTTSISLPSVDLLAAATNTLVLPLLSASVNLSFIENDTRAVFIQGSYDLSRDLQLTLGIRYTEDDKQREVVLYNADFDAFGQREGLIHAQGGIYNPVPRPVFDNINFALPIPFLAPVSTEAERSFDQLSPAFTLNYDWGGDGIDSVSVDSLMTYLTISEGYKSGGLGLRGRRLNEFEPEVVENSEIGFKLEALSSRLRLNGAIYRMDYDQIQVQQAETGPNGPTDVILFLDNAGSAVVQGAELEATLLLNAMQINANLGYTDAYYRDYTVFLADGSSYDRSAEPFAVVPENTRSLAIQYRWETPLGMVIPRLHYSYRSEIFVGLDAKANLYQGATLGAQELYNARLTWLPDDRLRVALYVNNLKDSLFFGGGVALGDNLGTTTKAQVPPRHYGLEVSYSWD from the coding sequence GTGAAGAAGCAGAGTTTTTTAGCATTTTTGGCCGTGTATTGGGTGTTTGCTAGCCTAGCTACATTTACGCCGTTGTTTAGTACACCGACCTTTGCCCAGTTAGAAGAGGTCATCGTCACTGCTAGGCGGCGCGAAGAGAGCCTTCAAAATACGCCAATATCAGTATCCGCCATAGGCGCGTCTGACTTACGGGACGCGGGGATTACCTCGCTCTCAGATCTAAAAAGTATTGTTCCCAACCTTCAGGTCGCGCCCACTGCCACCAAGAGTCAGGCGATATTTATTCGTGGCATTGGTCAGCGTGCATCAACCCCGGAACTTGATCCCGGTGTGGGCCAATACTTGAATGGTATTTTTATTGCGCGCCAAGATTCACAGTTACTGGATGCGGTAGACGTACAAAGTATTCAGGTTTTGCGAGGGCCGCAGGGGACCTTGTTTGGTAAAAACAATACCGGTGGCGCGATGCTGGTCACAACGGTAAAACCAAGTTTCGATAGCTGGACGGCTAATAGTACGGTGACGGTCGGTTCCCATGGACGTCAAGATATTAAAGCTTCGGTCAATATTCCCCTGCTCGAGAACCGCATGGGTATTCGCCTCAGCGCCACGGTTCGTCGCCTAGAGGGCTATTTTAAGAATATTGTCGATGGTAGCCGTTTCGCTGATGAAGACCGTCAAGCCATAGCAGTGCGTTTTCTTTGGGATATCAACGATGATCTTCAGCTCGATACTTTTTCATTTTGGAGTATGCAGGATGAGAAGGGGCAGGCGAATAATTGCCAAGTGATTAATGCCGAAGCCGCGGCGGCCACATTTTTCGTCCCCGGCCAGCCTGATAATTATGCCCAGCGCTGTAAGCAACAAGAAAACTTAGCGGAGAACCGCGAGGTCGCCATCAATACCGACGCTAGCTTCTATCGGCAGCAGTCGCAGTTGCATGGGGTAAAGCTAATTTGGGGACTGGGGCCGCTGGATCTGGAATCTATTACCGCTTATAGCCGCCAGTACGATCTGGGTAAACAGGAAGATATCGACGGCAGTGATTTCAGTCTAGTACCCAATGGCGAGCGGCTTGCCTTGCGGGCGCTCGATGCCGCTGGTATTGATCATGATCAAGAGGAGCGCTACCAGATTAGCCAAGAGTTGAAGTTTAACGGTCGATTTCTGGATGATAAATTAGACCTAACCTTTGGCGCGTTTTACTCCGCTGAACGAATTGATGGCTTCGCTTATCCGCAAATCATTGGTGCCAACGGCGTTCTGGGTATACCGCCTAGCTTTCTTCTAGCTAGCACTACGAGCATAAGTCTGCCGAGTGTGGATCTGCTGGCTGCGGCAACCAATACCTTGGTTTTGCCCTTGCTCTCGGCGTCGGTAAATTTGAGCTTTATAGAGAACGATACCCGTGCGGTCTTTATTCAGGGAAGCTACGACTTAAGTCGGGATCTTCAGCTCACCTTAGGTATTCGATACACCGAGGACGACAAGCAGCGAGAGGTGGTCTTATACAATGCTGATTTCGATGCATTTGGGCAGCGTGAGGGTCTAATCCATGCCCAGGGCGGAATCTATAATCCCGTGCCTAGGCCGGTCTTTGACAATATTAACTTCGCCTTGCCGATTCCGTTTTTAGCGCCGGTGAGCACTGAAGCTGAGCGCTCATTTGACCAGCTTTCTCCGGCATTTACCTTGAACTATGACTGGGGAGGTGATGGTATTGATAGTGTGTCGGTGGACAGCTTGATGACCTATCTGACTATCAGTGAAGGCTATAAGTCGGGAGGTTTGGGTTTGCGTGGCCGCAGGCTTAACGAATTTGAGCCAGAGGTTGTTGAGAATAGCGAAATCGGTTTTAAGCTGGAGGCGCTGTCTTCTCGCCTGCGACTCAATGGCGCTATTTACCGTATGGATTACGACCAAATTCAAGTGCAGCAGGCTGAAACGGGGCCGAACGGGCCTACCGATGTCATTTTGTTTTTGGATAATGCCGGTTCGGCGGTGGTTCAGGGTGCTGAGCTAGAGGCGACGCTGCTGTTAAATGCCATGCAGATCAATGCTAATCTGGGTTACACCGATGCCTATTATCGTGACTACACGGTTTTTCTCGCAGATGGTTCAAGCTATGATCGCAGCGCTGAGCCCTTTGCCGTGGTGCCTGAGAATACTCGCTCGCTGGCGATTCAATATCGATGGGAAACTCCGCTAGGGATGGTGATTCCGCGGCTTCACTACTCTTACCGCTCTGAGATATTTGTGGGTTTAGACGCCAAGGCAAATCTCTATCAGGGTGCCACGCTTGGCGCGCAAGAACTCTATAATGCGCGGCTAACATGGCTGCCCGATGACAGGCTGCGGGTCGCTTTGTATGTTAATAATTTGAAGGATTCCCTGTTCTTCGGCGGCGGTGTGGCATTGGGTGATAATCTCGGCACCACGACAAAAGCACAAGTTCCGCCGCGCCATTACGGCTTAGAAGTGTCGTATAGCTGGGATTGA
- a CDS encoding ATP-binding protein: MIRGADIPIRVKLLTAIVGTTSLCLIITAAVFLVSNWYSVRSTLTNNLTAVAEVFTMNTTAALSFNDASAANEILSSLQAKREVLQACIYRVEADGEETLFARYHSMEDETLRCPQIPPAESFFSKSHLVVVSPVNLGDDRIGSVYIERGLNDLWESIRLDAMIVGLMVLVSVAIASMLSLLVQKLISNPILALLGATKAVSDSSDYSIRAIPTGKDEIGGLISGFNNMLAQIESRDIDLAATRAELELRIEQADKANDELELALAKLKDTQEQLVNNEKMASLGGLVAGVAHEINTPVGVGVTAASTLREDTKATFALYETGDLTNSSLKRYFSICMQATEIILGNLQRAADLIHSFKQVAVDQTSTEYRTFELKRYIDETLLSLKPKLRNTELNVVVECDPDLTINSAPGAMSQIITNLVMNSVQHAYDEGQSGCLRILAEEQLDNIHIHYSDDGKGMPADVLKKVFEPFFTTRRGSGGSGLGMHIVFNLVTQQLKGVVTLRSNVGEGSSVDIVFPKKVRAA; the protein is encoded by the coding sequence ATGATACGCGGCGCCGATATCCCTATCCGAGTAAAGTTGTTGACCGCAATTGTGGGGACAACGTCCCTATGTTTAATTATTACCGCCGCGGTGTTTCTGGTGTCTAACTGGTACAGCGTTCGCTCCACCTTGACTAATAACCTCACCGCGGTTGCAGAAGTTTTTACCATGAACACAACCGCCGCGCTGAGTTTTAATGACGCGTCAGCGGCGAATGAAATACTATCTTCACTGCAAGCTAAACGTGAGGTTTTACAGGCATGCATTTACCGAGTCGAGGCTGACGGCGAAGAGACCCTATTTGCACGCTATCACAGCATGGAAGATGAGACTTTACGCTGCCCGCAAATTCCGCCCGCAGAGAGCTTTTTTAGCAAGAGCCACCTTGTTGTGGTGAGCCCTGTAAACTTGGGTGATGATCGTATAGGTAGTGTGTATATTGAACGCGGGCTCAATGATTTATGGGAGTCTATTCGACTCGACGCGATGATTGTCGGGTTAATGGTTCTAGTGAGTGTTGCCATAGCATCTATGTTGTCGCTGCTCGTGCAAAAGCTGATATCTAATCCTATTCTGGCATTGCTGGGCGCCACCAAGGCGGTGTCGGATTCGAGTGATTATTCCATTCGCGCAATCCCGACGGGCAAGGACGAAATTGGCGGTTTGATTTCTGGCTTTAATAATATGTTGGCCCAGATTGAAAGTAGGGATATCGACCTAGCGGCGACCAGAGCTGAATTAGAGCTTAGAATAGAACAGGCGGATAAAGCCAATGACGAGCTTGAACTTGCCTTGGCGAAACTCAAGGATACCCAAGAGCAACTAGTTAATAATGAGAAAATGGCCTCTCTTGGTGGCTTGGTGGCAGGTGTCGCCCATGAGATTAATACCCCAGTCGGTGTCGGTGTGACAGCAGCGAGTACCTTGCGAGAAGACACCAAGGCGACTTTCGCACTTTATGAAACGGGAGATCTAACAAATTCTTCACTGAAGCGTTATTTTTCTATTTGCATGCAGGCGACAGAAATTATTTTGGGGAATTTGCAGCGAGCAGCTGATCTGATTCATAGTTTTAAGCAGGTGGCGGTAGATCAGACTAGTACCGAGTACCGCACCTTTGAGCTTAAACGTTATATTGACGAGACCTTGCTCAGCCTTAAACCTAAGTTGCGCAATACTGAATTAAACGTGGTGGTGGAGTGTGATCCTGATCTGACTATCAATTCTGCGCCTGGTGCGATGTCACAAATTATCACTAATCTGGTAATGAACTCGGTGCAGCACGCCTATGACGAAGGCCAGTCGGGCTGCTTGCGTATTCTTGCTGAGGAACAGCTCGATAATATACATATTCATTACAGTGACGATGGTAAAGGCATGCCTGCCGATGTACTTAAAAAAGTCTTTGAGCCCTTTTTTACCACGCGCCGAGGCTCTGGTGGCAGTGGCTTGGGTATGCATATTGTCTTTAATCTGGTGACGCAGCAGCTAAAAGGTGTCGTTACTTTACGTAGTAACGTGGGAGAGGGGAGTTCGGTAGATATTGTATTCCCGAAAAAGGTGCGAGCCGCGTAG
- a CDS encoding YfiR family protein: MALLRRKPQNTRPTLGLKLRMLLLVLLPLSCSATHAYADNIEFEYRVKSAFLYNFTKFIEWPVPEMTRSDFVMCVAGNSKFHAKLIETVGNQQNNNQPIRFSFLQHPGEARNCQLVFLGFADHERLSDWVDSMSELAVLTVSDEQDFINVGGMVQFIIVDGKIRFDINQSAAKSLRIKISSKLLGLARNVN; encoded by the coding sequence ATGGCACTTCTGAGGCGAAAACCGCAAAATACGCGGCCAACATTGGGGCTAAAGCTCCGTATGTTGCTGCTCGTCTTATTGCCGCTTAGCTGCTCCGCAACCCATGCTTACGCGGATAATATTGAGTTTGAGTATCGGGTTAAATCCGCTTTTTTGTATAATTTTACAAAATTTATTGAGTGGCCAGTTCCGGAAATGACACGTAGTGATTTTGTTATGTGTGTGGCGGGCAATAGTAAATTCCATGCGAAGTTAATCGAAACAGTGGGCAATCAGCAAAACAACAATCAGCCCATACGCTTCAGTTTTCTTCAGCACCCCGGTGAAGCTCGCAATTGCCAGTTGGTTTTTTTGGGCTTTGCTGACCACGAGCGCCTTAGCGACTGGGTTGACTCTATGTCTGAGCTAGCAGTGCTAACGGTAAGCGATGAGCAAGATTTTATTAATGTAGGGGGGATGGTTCAATTCATTATTGTTGACGGTAAAATTCGCTTTGATATCAATCAGTCTGCGGCAAAAAGTTTAAGGATAAAGATAAGTTCCAAGTTATTGGGATTAGCGCGTAATGTTAACTAG
- a CDS encoding TonB-dependent receptor plug domain-containing protein, translating into MPKLRFKAADTFCRKSGRNGLSILAVFISVVNSSYAVNSEPMLLARAGDLASMSLESLMNIDVVSVSKHSEPLQQSAAAVFVLEGSTIVRSGVKSIPEALRLIPGVQVARLDSHSWAITARGFNSTLADKLEVLMDGRSLYTPLYSGVFWDSQDTLLDDVARIEVIRGPGAALWGANAVNGVVNIVTKSAAETQGSFHQVGGGSEFKGFGAWRYGGEVGDLGHYRVYAKTTHYNAQETPGAGDAQDAGKHNQLGFRSDLKLSDSDTLTLQGDYYTGAIQSPATSKDELASGYNVISRWKRRYDESSDTEIQFIYDQTSRDNRFNFAEDRNTYDLDIKHRFAVGERQSFVLGGGYRVTDDDITNLEPSNTEFTPLKRRDQTLDLFVQDQIVLIPDTLQLTLGAKYERNDYTGEEFQPSVRFGYILDDRNTFWGAVSRAVRIPNRLDHTIEFFDGFIVGDEHFKSEEVLAYELGYRAIFKPTLSADLAVFYNEYDKLRGVSDDLAQPQTLPVRIVNAGSGTSQGVELVMRWEPLQAVKILGSYTYFDMDVAAYAGSRDTSIAQNDESDPNSQVSLQLDWDIGDKWSLQTRARWVGGLDGVAVDSYSALDISAIWRLTRDLDFTLIGSNLLDPQHAEFSGGNEISRSLNGQFTWHF; encoded by the coding sequence ATGCCTAAGCTTCGTTTTAAGGCCGCAGATACATTCTGCAGGAAATCTGGGCGCAATGGCCTGTCCATTTTGGCGGTATTTATTAGTGTCGTAAACAGTAGCTATGCGGTCAACTCCGAGCCTATGTTGCTGGCGCGTGCGGGTGACTTGGCCAGTATGAGCCTAGAGTCATTGATGAATATTGATGTGGTGTCGGTGTCTAAGCACAGTGAGCCACTGCAGCAATCTGCCGCTGCCGTTTTTGTCTTGGAGGGCAGTACGATTGTTCGCTCTGGGGTTAAGAGTATACCGGAGGCCTTGCGCCTCATCCCCGGCGTTCAGGTTGCGCGACTCGATTCTCATAGCTGGGCAATAACCGCAAGGGGTTTTAATTCGACCCTGGCTGACAAACTAGAAGTGCTGATGGATGGTCGCAGTCTTTACACGCCCTTGTATTCGGGTGTGTTTTGGGATTCCCAAGACACCCTATTAGATGATGTAGCGCGAATTGAAGTCATTCGAGGACCTGGTGCGGCGCTCTGGGGTGCCAACGCGGTAAACGGCGTTGTAAATATTGTGACTAAATCGGCTGCCGAGACCCAAGGTAGCTTTCACCAGGTTGGCGGTGGTAGCGAATTTAAAGGCTTTGGGGCGTGGCGCTACGGTGGTGAAGTGGGCGATTTGGGCCACTATCGAGTGTATGCAAAAACTACTCACTACAATGCCCAGGAAACGCCTGGTGCGGGCGATGCCCAGGACGCTGGTAAACATAATCAACTGGGGTTTCGCAGTGATCTTAAGCTCTCTGATAGCGACACATTAACGCTACAGGGCGATTATTATACTGGCGCTATTCAAAGCCCTGCGACCAGTAAGGATGAGCTTGCTTCTGGTTATAATGTTATTTCTCGCTGGAAGCGCCGCTACGATGAAAGCTCTGATACTGAAATTCAGTTTATCTACGACCAGACTAGCCGCGATAACAGATTTAATTTTGCCGAGGATCGCAATACCTACGACCTCGATATAAAACACCGCTTCGCCGTGGGCGAGCGCCAAAGTTTTGTGCTGGGCGGCGGTTACCGCGTCACTGATGACGATATTACAAATCTTGAGCCATCTAACACTGAATTTACCCCGCTGAAACGCCGAGATCAAACCTTGGATCTTTTTGTGCAGGATCAGATTGTACTGATTCCAGATACCTTGCAACTGACCTTAGGTGCAAAGTATGAAAGAAACGACTATACCGGCGAAGAGTTCCAGCCCAGTGTTCGGTTCGGATATATATTGGATGATAGAAATACCTTTTGGGGCGCGGTCTCACGGGCGGTAAGAATACCTAATCGCCTCGATCACACCATAGAGTTTTTTGATGGTTTCATTGTTGGCGATGAGCATTTTAAGTCTGAAGAAGTGCTCGCTTACGAACTGGGTTACCGGGCTATTTTTAAGCCGACATTGTCGGCAGATCTTGCTGTTTTTTATAATGAATATGACAAGCTTCGGGGTGTGTCAGATGATCTTGCACAGCCACAAACACTACCAGTTCGTATTGTAAATGCGGGATCTGGTACCAGCCAGGGTGTGGAGTTGGTCATGCGTTGGGAGCCGCTGCAAGCGGTGAAAATACTGGGGAGCTACACATATTTCGATATGGATGTGGCAGCATATGCAGGTAGTCGTGATACCAGTATTGCCCAGAATGATGAGAGCGATCCCAATAGTCAGGTTTCCTTGCAGCTAGACTGGGATATTGGCGATAAGTGGTCGCTACAAACTAGGGCGCGCTGGGTAGGCGGTCTTGATGGGGTGGCGGTAGATTCCTATTCGGCATTAGATATCAGCGCCATTTGGCGATTGACTCGAGATCTAGATTTTACACTTATCGGGAGTAATTTATTAGACCCGCAACATGCCGAATTTAGTGGGGGCAATGAAATAAGCCGCAGTTTGAATGGGCAGTTCACATGGCACTTCTGA
- a CDS encoding AraC family transcriptional regulator yields MSSISSMRNISVGNYFIHAVLHNAEAQGLDSKQLLNAAGISPELLSQANARVSAVNFGRLQSIVMREMGDEFLGYGPSRYVIGTWTNMCYSVIHCATLGHMMARYCRFYQMFEWGLQPRFEINGDEAKFVIEHGNTDHVIGHYGFELIMFNLHRFCSWMVRRHLPLIAVNLEYSAPAHAEEYRHLFLGQAVYFDKPRSEIIFHRSLTELPLEQTEQSLQRFLQHPTLVMLIQQYREKSWTAQVRMIVNKRLIDTPGIEEIAEQLHLHPQTLRRRLAQEGSTFNELKTQCRHDTALYHLGRSNLSIESIAQRTGFSESSAFTRAFKSWTGMTPQHYRRRM; encoded by the coding sequence ATGAGCAGCATTTCATCGATGCGCAATATCTCAGTGGGTAACTATTTTATTCACGCCGTGCTTCACAATGCCGAGGCGCAGGGACTGGATAGCAAGCAACTGCTCAATGCAGCAGGGATTTCACCGGAGCTATTAAGCCAAGCAAATGCGCGGGTATCCGCGGTTAACTTTGGCCGTTTGCAGTCAATTGTGATGCGTGAAATGGGAGATGAATTTTTAGGTTATGGTCCGTCCCGCTATGTGATCGGCACGTGGACAAATATGTGCTACTCGGTCATTCATTGCGCCACCCTGGGTCATATGATGGCGAGGTACTGCCGTTTTTATCAAATGTTTGAATGGGGGTTACAACCGCGCTTTGAAATCAACGGTGACGAAGCCAAATTCGTTATTGAGCACGGCAATACCGACCATGTCATTGGACACTATGGCTTTGAACTGATTATGTTTAATCTTCATCGCTTTTGCAGCTGGATGGTACGCCGACATCTTCCGCTTATTGCCGTCAATCTAGAGTATTCCGCCCCCGCACACGCCGAGGAGTACCGGCATCTGTTTTTAGGTCAGGCGGTCTATTTTGACAAACCACGCAGCGAAATCATCTTCCATCGCAGCCTGACTGAATTGCCACTTGAACAAACAGAACAATCTCTACAGCGTTTTTTGCAGCACCCCACCCTCGTTATGTTAATCCAGCAATACCGTGAAAAGAGCTGGACCGCGCAGGTAAGAATGATTGTAAACAAACGCCTGATTGATACCCCCGGAATTGAAGAAATCGCAGAACAATTGCATTTACACCCACAAACCTTGCGCAGAAGACTGGCTCAGGAAGGGTCGACCTTTAACGAGCTTAAAACCCAGTGTCGTCACGACACCGCGCTATACCACCTCGGCCGTTCAAATCTTTCTATAGAGAGTATCGCGCAGCGCACCGGATTTTCAGAATCCAGTGCATTTACCCGCGCGTTTAAAAGTTGGACAGGTATGACGCCACAGCACTACCGGCGCCGGATGTAA